The following are encoded together in the Dickeya lacustris genome:
- a CDS encoding YolA family protein, translated as MRISTKIGFTLGMVVAVLSPAYAQSVEEPVQTVITALDSPLADNPLYARSEQNTTAVEHGPLRAPAPALSSVRVYSVYSAQKGGWQAVPSGTFSLSGYTGGILRIAVLETGYGGNRIGWVNGGQTSPYQVSAVCIVNGRYTESCPAGTIVSGWMAYFNADNLSSVVFRYQSTSINFPNRTLSTSLNIQ; from the coding sequence ATGAGAATATCTACAAAAATAGGTTTTACTCTGGGCATGGTTGTCGCGGTACTGTCACCGGCTTATGCACAATCTGTTGAGGAGCCAGTGCAGACCGTCATCACGGCGCTCGACTCGCCGTTGGCTGATAACCCGCTGTATGCGCGTTCAGAACAGAATACGACAGCTGTTGAACACGGCCCGCTGCGCGCCCCGGCCCCGGCATTAAGTTCGGTGCGTGTCTATTCAGTCTATTCGGCACAAAAAGGCGGCTGGCAGGCCGTGCCGTCAGGCACCTTCTCGTTGAGCGGTTACACCGGCGGTATATTGCGTATTGCGGTGCTGGAAACGGGGTACGGGGGCAATCGTATTGGCTGGGTCAACGGTGGGCAAACCAGCCCGTATCAGGTGAGTGCGGTGTGTATCGTGAATGGCCGTTATACTGAAAGCTGCCCGGCAGGTACTATCGTTTCTGGCTGGATGGCTTATTTCAATGCTGACAATTTGTCATCGGTGGTATTCCGTTATCAATCAACGTCAATTAATTTCCCTAACCGTACATTGAGTACCTCGCTCAATATTCAGTAA
- a CDS encoding helix-turn-helix domain-containing protein, with the protein MRFSTMSEGDIITELCRRIKDARIQQRLSQVDLAERAGLGIATIKRAEMGESITLSSLLAILRGLNRLHQLEGVLFDTEVENFHARLNGGQPRPPVRIRKKTGETPAAPAVALSDTMPKPVASALDWYVSAAENNLIWSWPDNEKKLPK; encoded by the coding sequence ATGAGATTCAGCACCATGAGCGAAGGCGACATTATCACCGAGCTGTGTCGGCGCATTAAAGATGCCCGCATTCAGCAACGGTTATCACAGGTGGATTTGGCCGAGCGGGCAGGCCTTGGTATTGCCACCATCAAACGCGCTGAAATGGGCGAATCCATCACTCTTAGCAGCCTGCTGGCTATTCTGCGTGGGTTAAATCGGTTGCACCAGTTGGAAGGCGTTTTGTTTGATACGGAAGTGGAGAATTTCCATGCCCGGTTAAACGGCGGGCAACCGCGTCCACCGGTGCGCATTCGTAAAAAAACCGGCGAGACGCCTGCCGCACCCGCCGTCGCACTCTCTGATACGATGCCAAAGCCGGTTGCCAGCGCACTTGACTGGTATGTGTCGGCCGCAGAAAACAACCTTATCTGGTCATGGCCGGACAATGAGAAAAAACTGCCCAAGTAG